The stretch of DNA CGCCCGCGTCCATCCTTTTGCCAAAGTATGTGTGTACGTAAAGCATCTCTCATCTCATCTCTCCTTCCTCCTGCTCGCTTGCCCTCTCTGCCTCACCATTGTTCCTCAAACCATCAACCAAGAACCACAAGAAGCTCCTAACCAATGAAAGCCTGATCTGCATCACTACTGAATTTTATTTGTCGTTTTAAGCGAGGACATGTTAATTATGTAATTACTGCATGAATATGGAAAAGGGTCTCATAATGTGATCATCGGTACCACTGACGTGGAGCACCGGAGGCCCTACAGAAAATATCAGTGATATTTAGTGTATTTCCACGTAAGAAACTAGTCGATTATATAGTTCACTTCTATAACAAACAAGTCAACAAGTGCATAGTTGTAGCTAGTTCAAGCGTTCCACCGGCGGGTGACAAGGACATATTGCCAGCACCCACTCGGTTCCTTCTCACCTCTATGTGATTTGCTTTCTTTTTTATGTAGATACACGTAACGAATGGGACATGCATGGGCATGTGCATGTTTTTATGGAAGATTCAAAAACTGTATTCTCAAGCCAGAAATATAGACCATTAGGTTCAGCTCTGCTAAACAATGGGTTCGGTTCTTTGCTTAGTCTTACGCTACTGTGATGTTATAAGGGATATAGCAAATTTCATTGGGTTCACTTGAACCCAATGATAATGAGTTGGCTCCGGCTGTGGGAGAGAAGAGAAAGGGTGCGCCGACAAGGAAATGGTGGGCTCAGTGAGGAGAAATGGGCATCAGGAGGGACCTTTGGAGGCATCGGTGCGGTGAGGAGAATAAATGGGGGGCCGTCAAGATGAGAAGTTGATGAAGGGAAGAGATATGATGCTTGCTGCTATATTTGTTGCCACTGTACTTGCTTCTAGGTGTTGTTTCTATTGGATTTTCTTGCTGCGAGCTGCCTCATGGAATTGAATGATAGTTTTCGGAGCATGATGAATGGTAGAGCAACAGATTGCGGGCGCCAACTCAATATGCTTCTGCTTCCGTGAAACCAAAAACTGTTGTGGTTATAGCTGTTAGAAATCATAGTTTTTTTAGTTGGGTTAGAAGTCATAGTCGAATTGGTAGTTATATCCCCCGCGAACAAGAAAAGAATTGGTAGTTCTATGATattatcaaaaatataagagagaaTTTGGATGCTCCGATGGAGATGGAAATGACTAAGAAGTGGAATCTTTTTACATGATAAACCATACggagatactccctccgtctggaaaTACTTGTCGTAGGAACGTAtacaaatggatgtatctagaactaaaatacatctagatacattcatttcttgGACAAGTATTTtcgacggagggagtagtacatatGACAGTATTTTGGACGGTCTGCTGGAGATACTATACCACACCCTTTGCGCCCCTTggtatttttttttcttttagaaACAGTATTTTCTTCCTCAAGTTTTGGAATTTGGTTCAAATTTGACTCACATACTAGTAACATTCAAGAGATAAGATTGTTCCTGCAATAATGCCTAAATCTTGAAGCATATAGGCATCATCGGTTATCGGCTGAGGTTGATATTTCCACCGACAACATGAACAAATAAAATTACATTAAAATAGGTATAGCTAGATTCCCACAGGTGACTTTTGGTTATAGTTCCTTgtaagaaagaaagaaagaaagaaagaaagaaataaagaaagaaagaaagaaagaagcaAGGTAGTGTAGTAGAGATATGGACAGAGAGAATCAAATTGGGTGATGAGACGGCCCTATCCTTATTCCTCTTCCCTAGGCGGTGGTCCCTCGGTTGCTCGCCTCCATCCTTTGCCAAAGTGCCTGTACCTATACGTGCGTGCAGCATCtcttctcctccttcctcctgCCTATAAATAGGCCTCCACGCCCCTCCATTATTCCTCAAGCCAGCAAGAAGCACACAAGAAGCTCATAGCCAATCAAAGCCTCTCCATCTCCGAAGCTCCAACCGAACCGAGGATGTCTTGCTGCGGAGGAAACTGCGGCTGCGGCACCGCCTGCAAGTGCGGCAACGGCTGCGGCGGCTGCAACATGTACCCGGAGGCCGAGGCCGCCGGCGCCACCCTCCTCGTCTCCGCCACCGCCACCCACAAGGCGTAcgtcccttctccttcctcataTATCATGCACTCGATCGTAACAATATGACTGTATGTTGATCTTGGTAAGGGTGGGGTACGTGCAGGAGCTCCGGCGGCATGGAGATGGCGGCCGAGAACGGCGGCTGCGGCTGCACCCAGTGCAAGTGCGGCACCAGCTGCGGCTGCTCCTGCTGCAGCTGCTAGATCGATCATCGATCATGCATGCACCGTGCGTGCAGCATCGATCATATCGATCTACTACTACCATACCATGTAACCGCTACCTGATCGAGGGCCTTATCTATGCACCTGACCTGCATCAGCAGTCAGGTGCCATGCCATGCTTGTTGTAAACAGGCCCCCCTAAATAAAATCTCCCTGGTTTAACTATACGTGTGTGTCTGTGCTATGCATATATCATCaccttctttttctttttcttcttcttcatggcTCAAAAAACACTGTTTAAGAGCTGAGAGCGTTGAGAAAATTTGAAATGATCATAAGCAGAAGATTAAGATGTTGTGAGTTTTGCCCAAGAAAATGAATATCTAATAAATGTTGAAGACGTACCTGAACGGAAAATATCAGTGGATGCATCTTACCATGCATGCTGATGCTCGAAAAATAAAAAAGGATGCCGCTTTACCATATCTTTATctttacctaatattaaaggGAGGATTGTTTCTCCAGTTTTTTTCGTTTACGGTGGGACCAAAATAATTTTCGTACGTCCCAGCGGTTTCTCCCGATTCCTTTCTGTCCGAAAAAAAAAGCACAGCACGCACAGATCCGTAATGGGCCGGCCTATTAGCATACCAACAGCCCGCCCCAGCAAAAACATATCCAAGAATAAATACTGCGCTGCAAGGAATTTAGGTAGCAGTCACGCGAGATAGTGAGAGGAAAAGATATTTTTAAATGTAAATATCTTTTGGAACGCGAAAAATTTGCAAAGTTGTTAATAAAAAACTGAAACTCAAACCTTCTTAAAAGAAAAACAATATTTCtatttctattttattttttgaaacCTAATTATTTTTTAAAACAAGGAGGTACTGATGTGATTATTTTTGAAATTAGCAAACATTTTAAAAACACAAATATGTTTTGAACTTTAAATTTGTAAAGGCAAATATTTTTTAAAACatgtttttaaaaaaaaatgGGAGGTACTGTAGCTAAATTGCTTTAATCTATACCTATTAATAAAACTTGGCGAATATTTTAAATATGCGCACCTGATGGATTGTTTTAGTTCAATTTATTAAACTAGGGACATGGAAGGAATCTTTTTCTCTGTCGCGTCTTCACGTACGACCAGTTTCACTCAGCCCAGTGACTCCCGTCAAAATGCATGAGGAGTCCAACTAAGGTTTCATGGTCTATCTGATACAAACTACTCAATTTATATGATGACACATACATATAGTATGTGCAGTGCTTTTTCCTACTCCCTTTGTTCctaatatttgtctttttagagatgtCAAATGGACTATATATctcatacggatgtatatagtcATATTTTAGAGCATAGTTTCACTTATTTTGTTCCGGATGTAGTCAcctgttgaaatctctagaaagacaaaaatttaggaaaggagggagtattaTATTAGCCAGATGATTAAAAAAACTTTGTTTAACGTTCTTGATCTTCGCCGGGCACGAAAGCGACTAAACAATCCAGCTATTGGACCTGGCCAACCTTGGTTAGTGACAACTGGTACCGCGACCACCGGCGACGAGGACGGCAAAGACGACAAGCGGAAGCATGTGTCTAATGTTATATTGAAATGGAGGATGTGGACCTGAGGATGAGGCATTAGTCATGTTTATTATGTTATGGGCATTAGGTGATGTCTTTAGCGATGCTCAGTGGATAAAGGGTGTGCAAGAGTtgttttctcccgttgcaacgcaggGCATGTTTGCTAGTACTTAATCATACGAGAAGATCAAGTTTCTAGCTTCGAATTAGTTAACTTGTGGACCTCGTCTCGACAAAAGATTTTAAAAAATATTCCCTTTGGGGGAAAGCAAACAAAGACTAAAATGAATCCTTTCGCCAAAAAAGATGGAAATAAATCATGAGCGCCACTTTGCGCACCAGCTGGTTAGTTTTTCAAGAATTATTCGCTTTACACAGGTTCCGACACGATAATATTGCACTTCGCTGGCACGACAATATTAGCAAGACATTTCCCCTTTTTTTCCACTGCCAAAAAACATATTAGCAATATATTTTAAACAACCGATCAATGCTACATATTATTATTTCACTTTACTGTTGTCATTGTGTTGTTTTCATATATTATTTTCTGTCGGATTGTTGGTGTGTGGCTGTATGCATCTTAGTTCTCTATGTGATTGATACTACTCTAGTTGCATTTTATTTTAGATTTACTACTCTAGTTGCATGGAAATCAGCTCAGTAGcatttttactttattttttgCCTTGGCCCATTAATTTTTAGTACACACACGAACGGCCTTGGGCCTATTATTTACATGCCTAGCTGTACAGATGGTGCATTTCCATGAGCCCAAGTAGCATACTCTAGTTCATTTAACGGAAAACTCTGTTGGTATCTGAAAATGGGAAGAGTTTCTTTGCAAGAACAGTTCAGTAACACTAGGGTTGAGCCAACTATATTATGATAATCGTTGGCCTGCAATCAAGCTCTGCATGCGTTCACATGATGAATTCTTTTCTTGTGGATCAGTGACTTAAGCATATATATGTTGTAAAAATTTCCAGCTTCTACAGTTTTTTTAGTGTGTTATTCTAAAAGTGTTGGACAGATCTGTCATCAATGGTTTCGTGGTGTGGTTGGTTATCACGTCAGTCTAACACACTGAAGGTCTCTGGTTCGAACCCGGGCGAAGCCGTCCTaataattttgttttttttccgcACTTTCCATAGTGttagaaaaagaaaaatgatattTTGGCCCATACAGGTCTCGAACCTGTGACCTTCGCGTTATTAGCACGACGCTCTAACCAACTGAGCTAATAGGCCTTCTCCTTGTTTGGAAAGAGTTCTCTTCTATACTTCGAAAAACAGAATAAGACTTTTGGTGAGAGGAAAAGAGTAAGATCACTTGAGCCCTTTTTTGACCATTAAGCTGATGCTATAATCACAATAAAAAAAACATCTTTGCTCGTTAGAGCGATCTGCAAAATGCAGCAACAATCTTGGTTCGTGGCTATCTAGATTGCCATGTCACTATCCACGTTTGTATGTATTCGTGGCTGCCGGGGCCATTTTGTCATTGTTTCTTGCAACAGCTTCATAGTGATACAGTaataccccgcaaaaaaagaagaagtGATAAAGCCATACAATGGAAGCAGGCGAGTAAGAACAAGTATATGCCCGCTCAAGGCGCATATTTAGACCCGTCATTTTGATAGTGCAGAACCCTAGCCACCCCTCCTCCTCCCTAGCCGCCCCTCCTCCTCTTcccttcctcgccgccgcctgAGGCAGCCGCCAGGCAAGCCCGGGGCGATGGTGGCGGGCAAGCTCGGTTGCCCTGCCTCTGCGTTGGGAACTCCGGATCTGGAGCAGCGACTTCATTGGCAAGGCACGGCCGGCTAGCAGTCGTGCGAGCGGTGGATCTAGCGTCCCGGCTGAGCGGGCGGTGGGATCCGGTGGTCGTTAGCGGCCGGCGGCGATTTCTGTGGTGGGCGGTGCACGCGATCTCGTGCCTCCCCTCCTCCCCTGTTCGGCGTGCGGGCCATCCTCGTCGGACCGCGCTTCCTTGGGTCGCCGGTTATGTACAGGAGGCGCTGCTGGTGGCGGGGATCTAGTTCGGGCGAAATCCCTGGTCGGCCCTGGCCGGCCACGTCGATGGCGACGCCTGAGGGCGCCGTTCCCCTTCTTGGAGGCGTCAGTATGAACTGATTCCCTCACTTCCCCTTCCCCTAGGTCTCCCGGGCGAAAGCCCTAACTTTGTTGGGCGGCGACGGCGCTCACGGCGCCGTTCCCTTTTTGAAGGCGCCTCTTTGGAAACCTTGGGGCTGGGTGGCGCTTGTGGGTGGTGGGCGATGGCGGTGGTGCGGCCCTATCCTAGTATGGATTTGCGTCCGTTGCTTGGAGATGGACTCGCGTATGTGGAGGTCGTCGTTTGGCGTCATGGTGGCGTCAATGGCGGAGGTACCTGCCAAGGTTGGCACCTCAATCTGCTATGAAGATGGACCAGTGGAAGATGGCAGCGACGACACATGTGAGTGCGTCGCATCGGTTTGTGACCCGGACCCGGTATGTGTCTCGATCGGGGCCtccggctttagatgttaggcttagATGAGATGTCTGGGTATTTGGCCCAGCTTGCACCCCTTCATTATATGGATTGAAGTGGCGGCAGATGTTGCCAAGATGGCGGATTCAGACATATTGTTGTACTATTTTGTAAGGTCCTCAAGAATAATCAATaaaatggccgtatgcatctcccAGATACAGAGATcagggtcatcctccttttctaaaaaaataaaatTTGATAGTGCATTGATTTAAGCGTTCCAAGAGAAAAGAATCACTCTCGACTTCTGCGTCACAGAATGCATGCAGCCAAATTTTTTTTTCCGTTACGTGGAAAAATAACTATATTTTTTTGTAGTATCCCTTCCTTCTCTATACTTTGCTGGAAATATAACGTCGGGAGTTCAAGGCGCCATATGAAATATTGGTCAATGGCTTACCGTTGGGTTCCTCGGTCATCTCCATTAATCAATCATCACCGCAGTAATCTTTGGTATGCGGCGTTTAAACCCATGTGCATATACATGGAGATGAAAGTTGCATATCGATCTGATGATTAGAACAAAAGATTAAGAAGAGGATAAATTAAAAGAAAAATCatcacaagaagaaagcagggaAGATTATATTTGCTCAATGGAACAATCTGCATAATGCAGCGAAAAATCTTTGTCCTTGTCTAGTTTCTTATTTCGTGGTCCATGCTTGTAAGTATTTGTCTTTGTTGCAACCTTTTTTGTCTATGTGTTCTAAGGCTGTGTTCAAAAATCCACCGCTCCGTCATCAGAGAGCGGAGCGCGCGGAGCGCCCTGTTTGCCGCTCTCCGTATTTTTACGGTATGCGGCTCCGCTTCACGGCAGAGTAACGGAGCGGAGTGACTCCGAACGAAGCCTAACTTTATGTGATGTGATGTGTATGCAAATCATCATGCAAAGCGTGCGAATAATAATCCTCTCAACATGCATCTCGATTCAAATCGACATGTCATGTCTACAGTTGCATCTAAGAGCCCGAGGCAAAAATAACCATTCCCAGTCACTGCATCATATGTTGCACATAGCCAAACTCTTTTGAGTAAGGGCGTATATCTCGTGACAAAACAAAAATATATTTTGAGGATATTCCTCCCTTCTCTAGGTATACATGGATGGAAATATATCAGCCAATGAGAATCACCCAAGACAACACGTGAAATTTCTGAGATATTTATCCCCACTATACTGCACAAAGTCATCATATGAGGACAATTGTGTAAGAAAAATAGTTTAATTCAAGAACTGCATAGCCATAGATGGAGCTTTCCGCAGGGGGCGACGAGAAATTGGACCACCAACTCAGTTTGCCTATCACCCTTTCCCATTGCTTTCATCTGCAAATTAACAAAACACTAGTTGAATTGAGATCTGTGTTAAAATCCTTACGTGCATTCTATTATTTTGTTCACATATTTATGTTTCATTTAATAGCACATGGCATGAAAAATCATAAATTTCTACAAGAATACATAATACTCAAGCATGTATATTAGGATTGTTTTTGTGATTTTTCAAAGCAtgataaataaataaaaagaaatcCAGCAAGGCTAATGAGCCCAAGACCGGGTGGAATTTATTAATACCAAATGATTGAATAATATATGCAAGGAAAACAATGTTCGGACTTCTAAACAGTTATGATGTATTTCATTCAAAGAAATCATATAAAAAAATTGGAGGGTTCTATTTGGTAGAAATAAATAAATTATATGGGACTTATTTGATCGTATAAGTATGGTGACCACAAAAATGATTCGTGTGGCCTACTTTGCATGAATTCGAAGAAAAAAAAATCTGTTGAATCAAATCTTGTGTGAAAAAATTCATTGGTTTGACGGAAACTTCGTGCTCGTACCTAATGCTTAAAATATTCTTGTATATTTATTGGGTGCAACAAATCAACATCTATACATTACACATTCCTATATTTTGAACTCTCATCCTATTCAACGCCCCAGGACATCAAATACTTACTTTAATTTTTCCTGTTCTTGTGTTTTTGAAAACTCACAAACATGAGTAGCCCAAATTGTTCAAAAATAGTGGACGTGCGATAGTTA from Triticum urartu cultivar G1812 chromosome 3, Tu2.1, whole genome shotgun sequence encodes:
- the LOC125546358 gene encoding metallothionein-like protein 2C, with amino-acid sequence MSCCGGNCGCGTACKCGNGCGGCNMYPEAEAAGATLLVSATATHKASSGGMEMAAENGGCGCTQCKCGTSCGCSCCSC